The proteins below are encoded in one region of Qipengyuania sp. HL-TH1:
- a CDS encoding biotin--[acetyl-CoA-carboxylase] ligase gives MIRFVAETGSTNSDLAAQVRAGEAVPEGHWLVADRQSAGRGRQARNWFDSTGNFMGSTLVRMSPRDPSPATLALVAAVAAYEAVAALLAEPAKLRLKWPNDLMLDGAKLSGILLEREGDAIIVGMGVNLAAAPDLPDRKTASLADYGPAPDRDMFAHSLAAAFARELDRWRTYGLEPLARRWESVAHPLGTPLVVQPPGEERIEGAFGGLTPDGALSLRLADGSTRVIHAGDVMLQNEES, from the coding sequence GTGATCCGGTTCGTCGCCGAAACCGGCTCGACCAATTCGGACCTCGCCGCGCAAGTGCGCGCCGGCGAGGCCGTGCCGGAAGGCCACTGGCTGGTTGCCGACCGGCAGTCCGCCGGACGCGGGCGGCAGGCGCGTAACTGGTTCGACAGCACCGGAAATTTCATGGGATCGACGCTGGTGCGCATGTCACCGCGCGATCCGAGCCCGGCCACGCTTGCGCTCGTCGCAGCCGTGGCGGCCTATGAGGCGGTGGCCGCGCTGCTGGCGGAGCCCGCGAAGCTGCGACTCAAATGGCCCAACGATCTGATGCTCGATGGCGCCAAATTATCGGGCATCCTGCTCGAGCGCGAAGGCGATGCCATCATCGTCGGCATGGGCGTGAACCTGGCGGCGGCTCCCGATCTGCCCGATCGCAAGACTGCGTCGCTGGCCGATTACGGACCCGCTCCCGATCGCGATATGTTCGCCCATTCGCTGGCGGCCGCTTTCGCGCGCGAGCTCGACCGGTGGCGGACCTATGGCCTCGAACCGCTTGCGCGGCGCTGGGAAAGCGTCGCCCATCCGCTTGGTACGCCGCTGGTGGTGCAGCCGCCGGGCGAGGAGCGGATCGAAGGCGCGTTCGGCGGGCTTACACCCGACGGGGCGCTCTCGCTGCGCTTGGCGGATGGTTCGACCCGTGTCATCCATGCAGGTGACGTTATGCTCCAGAACGAGGAAAGTTGA
- the nuoK gene encoding NADH-quinone oxidoreductase subunit NuoK: protein MIGIEHYIVVSAILFVLGVLGIFLNRKNIIVILMAIELILLSVNIQLVAFSAYLGDLVGQVFAMFVLTVAAGEAAVGLAILVIYFRGRGTIAVDDVDRLKG, encoded by the coding sequence GTGATCGGCATCGAGCATTACATCGTCGTCAGCGCGATCCTGTTCGTGCTCGGCGTGCTGGGCATCTTCCTCAACCGCAAGAACATCATCGTCATCCTGATGGCGATCGAGCTGATCCTGCTGAGCGTGAACATCCAGCTGGTGGCCTTCAGTGCCTATCTGGGCGATCTCGTCGGACAGGTCTTCGCGATGTTCGTGCTTACCGTGGCGGCGGGCGAGGCCGCGGTCGGGCTGGCCATTCTCGTCATCTATTTCCGTGGCCGCGGTACGATCGCGGTCGACGACGTCGACCGGCTGAAGGGGTAA
- a CDS encoding NADH-quinone oxidoreductase subunit J yields the protein MIQTLAFYLFSALVIASAVMVIMARNPVHSVLWLILAFFNAAGLMVLVGAEFIAALLVIVYVGAVAVLFLFVVMMLDIDFTELRAGFVKNFPLGIAIALVLAAELIFGIGAYQAGRIELGVASGAAAPILGASNTASIGAVLYRDYLFLFEAAGLILLVAMVGAIVLTHRQRPDGARGHQNITKQVRRNPDEATVMKQPEVGKGIEL from the coding sequence GTGATACAGACTCTCGCCTTCTATCTGTTCTCCGCGCTCGTCATCGCCAGCGCCGTCATGGTCATCATGGCGCGCAACCCGGTGCATTCGGTGCTGTGGCTGATCCTCGCCTTCTTCAACGCCGCGGGCCTGATGGTCCTTGTCGGCGCTGAGTTCATCGCCGCGCTGCTGGTGATCGTCTATGTCGGCGCGGTCGCGGTGTTGTTCCTGTTCGTGGTGATGATGCTCGACATCGATTTCACCGAACTGCGCGCCGGTTTCGTCAAGAATTTCCCGCTCGGCATCGCGATTGCGCTGGTGCTTGCGGCCGAGCTGATCTTCGGTATCGGCGCCTATCAGGCGGGCCGGATCGAGCTGGGCGTGGCAAGCGGGGCGGCAGCGCCGATCCTCGGTGCCTCGAACACCGCCAGCATCGGCGCGGTGCTGTATCGCGACTATTTGTTCCTGTTCGAAGCGGCGGGCCTCATCCTGCTCGTCGCCATGGTCGGCGCGATCGTGCTGACCCACCGCCAGCGCCCCGATGGCGCGCGCGGGCACCAGAACATCACCAAGCAGGTCCGCCGCAATCCCGATGAGGCGACCGTCATGAAGCAGCCCGAAGTGGGCAAGGGGATCGAGCTGTGA
- a CDS encoding NADH-quinone oxidoreductase subunit M, with the protein MEFPILSLMLAVPLAGAIACLFLGAHTARMVALVATLIDLALGVLLWLNYDIGGAQWQFTERAEIFAGFSYALGIDGIALMLIMLSVFLMPICILASWDSITKRVGEYMSAFLFMEVLMIGVFAAQDMFLFYIFFEAGLIPMYLIIGVWGGDNRIYASYKFFLYTLLGSVLMLIAMMWMVNEAGTTDIPTLLNYDFAPQAQTWLWLAFFASFAVKMPMWPVHTWLPDAHVQAPTAGSVILAGVLLKLGGYGFIRFSLPMFPEASAQFTWFVFVLSMIAVIYTSLVALVQSDMKKLIAYSSVAHMAIVTAGIFAFNAQGIEGAVMVMLGHGLVSGALFLCVGVIYDRLHTREIARYGGLAINMPRYALFFLLFTMASIGLPGTSNFVGEFLALAGLYKVSTLVTLVCTTGIILGAAYMLYLYRRVVFGLQVNEDAARMPDLNAREWAMLAPIAAAVLWMGVYPESFLAPMRQDIAALEARVARAAPDFDADNVVGTPREHNANYVAATHGESHGEEGAH; encoded by the coding sequence ATGGAGTTTCCCATCCTTTCGCTGATGCTCGCCGTGCCGCTGGCCGGCGCAATTGCCTGCCTATTCCTCGGGGCGCACACCGCGCGCATGGTCGCACTGGTGGCCACGCTGATCGATCTCGCGCTCGGCGTGTTGCTGTGGCTCAATTACGATATCGGCGGCGCGCAATGGCAGTTCACTGAGCGCGCGGAGATTTTCGCGGGCTTCAGCTATGCGCTGGGGATCGACGGGATCGCACTGATGCTGATCATGCTCAGCGTGTTCCTGATGCCGATTTGCATCCTCGCGAGCTGGGATTCGATCACCAAGCGCGTGGGCGAGTACATGAGCGCTTTCCTGTTCATGGAAGTGCTGATGATCGGCGTGTTTGCCGCGCAGGACATGTTCCTGTTTTACATCTTCTTCGAAGCCGGCCTGATCCCGATGTATCTGATCATCGGCGTATGGGGCGGCGATAACCGTATCTACGCGTCGTATAAGTTCTTCCTCTACACGCTGCTCGGCTCGGTGCTGATGCTGATCGCGATGATGTGGATGGTGAACGAAGCGGGCACGACCGACATCCCGACGCTGCTGAACTACGATTTCGCCCCGCAGGCGCAAACCTGGCTGTGGCTGGCCTTCTTTGCCAGCTTCGCGGTCAAGATGCCGATGTGGCCGGTGCACACCTGGCTGCCCGATGCCCACGTGCAGGCGCCGACCGCCGGGTCGGTCATCCTCGCGGGCGTGCTGCTCAAGCTCGGCGGCTACGGTTTCATCCGTTTCAGCCTGCCGATGTTCCCCGAAGCCAGCGCGCAGTTTACCTGGTTCGTCTTCGTGCTGTCGATGATCGCGGTGATCTACACCTCGCTCGTTGCGCTGGTGCAGAGCGACATGAAGAAGCTGATCGCCTATTCCTCGGTCGCGCATATGGCGATCGTGACCGCGGGCATCTTCGCGTTCAACGCGCAGGGCATCGAGGGCGCGGTGATGGTCATGCTGGGCCACGGGCTGGTCTCGGGCGCGCTGTTCCTGTGCGTCGGCGTCATCTACGACCGGCTGCATACGCGCGAGATTGCACGCTATGGCGGCCTGGCGATCAATATGCCGCGCTATGCGCTGTTCTTCCTGCTGTTCACGATGGCCTCGATCGGCCTGCCGGGCACCAGCAACTTCGTCGGCGAATTCCTCGCGCTGGCGGGCCTCTACAAGGTCTCCACGCTGGTCACGCTGGTGTGCACTACCGGGATCATCCTGGGTGCCGCCTACATGCTGTATCTCTACCGCCGCGTCGTCTTCGGGCTTCAGGTCAACGAAGACGCCGCGCGCATGCCCGACCTCAACGCCCGCGAATGGGCCATGCTCGCGCCGATCGCAGCCGCCGTGCTGTGGATGGGCGTCTATCCGGAAAGCTTCCTAGCCCCCATGCGTCAGGATATTGCCGCTCTCGAGGCGCGCGTGGCGCGCGCCGCACCCGATTTCGACGCCGATAACGTCGTCGGTACGCCGCGCGAGCACAATGCGAACTATGTCGCGGCGACCCATGGCGAAAGCCATGGTGAGGAGGGAGCGCACTGA
- the nuoG gene encoding NADH-quinone oxidoreductase subunit NuoG, whose protein sequence is MPKVTVDGQEIDVPEGATVLQACELAGKEIPRFCYHERLSIAGNCRMCLVEVKPGPPKPQASCALPATDGQEIRTDSEMVKTAREGVMEFLLINHPLDCPICDQGGECDLQDQSVAYGRGATRYDENKRAVTEKYMGPLIKTVMTRCIHCTRCVRFSEEIAGVDEIGALGRGEDMQITTYLEQAAEHELSANVIDLCPVGALTSRPYAFEARPWELKKTLSIDVSDAVGANIRLDSRGREVMRALPRINDDVNEEWISDKARYQVDGLSKRRLDKVFMRKRGKLQPASWDEAFKAIAKAKPASSIAAIAGDMVDCETMFAAKTLLKACGSSLIEGRQTGMDYDVSNLAAVNFNSTFAGIETADAILIVGSHIRWEAPLVNVRIRKAVKRGAQVFVVGSFWDTTYPAHFLGDELSVLGDVPQEIADVFAQAEWPAIIMGGAALAKGALGAGLAFADRFGLVKDGWNGFNVLHFSAARMGGLMLGFAQQGGMADIAQAKPKVVISLGADEMDFEPYADSLKVYIGHHGDKGAHAADIILPGASYAEKDGTYVNTEGRVQFAEKAVFAPGDAREDWTILRALADALKVEVGFDSFAELQAAMVREVPALGEEGLAAYGDLPKADADAQAEGTISGYPIQDFYLTNPIARASAVMQQCSSELLGGGELAEAAE, encoded by the coding sequence ATGCCCAAGGTCACCGTAGACGGACAGGAAATCGACGTCCCCGAGGGCGCAACCGTGCTGCAGGCGTGCGAGCTTGCGGGCAAGGAAATCCCGCGCTTCTGCTATCACGAGCGGCTGTCGATCGCCGGCAATTGCCGCATGTGCCTGGTCGAGGTGAAGCCCGGACCGCCCAAGCCGCAGGCGAGCTGTGCTCTCCCCGCCACCGACGGGCAGGAAATCCGCACCGACAGCGAAATGGTCAAGACCGCGCGCGAAGGCGTAATGGAATTCCTGCTGATCAACCACCCGCTCGATTGCCCGATCTGCGACCAGGGCGGCGAGTGCGATTTGCAGGACCAGTCGGTCGCCTATGGCCGCGGCGCGACGCGCTATGACGAAAACAAGCGCGCGGTGACCGAGAAATACATGGGCCCGCTGATCAAGACGGTCATGACCCGCTGCATCCACTGCACCCGCTGCGTGCGCTTCTCCGAAGAGATCGCCGGCGTGGACGAAATCGGCGCGCTTGGCCGCGGCGAGGACATGCAGATCACCACCTATCTCGAGCAGGCGGCCGAGCATGAACTGTCCGCCAATGTGATCGATTTGTGCCCGGTCGGTGCGCTGACCAGCCGTCCCTACGCCTTCGAAGCGCGTCCGTGGGAGCTCAAGAAGACGCTCAGCATCGATGTGTCCGACGCGGTTGGGGCGAACATCCGTCTCGACAGCCGCGGGCGCGAAGTCATGCGCGCGCTTCCGCGCATCAATGACGACGTCAACGAGGAATGGATCTCGGACAAGGCGCGCTACCAGGTCGATGGCCTGTCGAAGCGCCGCCTCGACAAGGTCTTCATGCGCAAGCGGGGCAAATTGCAGCCGGCCAGCTGGGACGAGGCGTTCAAGGCGATCGCCAAGGCCAAGCCCGCTAGCAGCATTGCCGCCATCGCGGGCGACATGGTCGATTGCGAAACCATGTTCGCGGCCAAGACGCTGCTCAAGGCCTGCGGTTCGAGCCTGATCGAAGGCCGCCAGACCGGCATGGATTACGACGTGTCGAACCTGGCCGCGGTCAATTTCAATTCGACCTTCGCCGGGATCGAGACCGCCGATGCGATCCTGATCGTGGGCAGCCACATCCGCTGGGAAGCGCCGCTGGTCAATGTGCGGATCCGCAAGGCGGTCAAGCGCGGTGCGCAGGTGTTCGTGGTCGGATCCTTCTGGGATACGACATACCCCGCGCATTTCCTCGGTGACGAGCTTTCGGTCCTCGGCGATGTGCCGCAGGAAATCGCCGATGTGTTCGCCCAGGCCGAGTGGCCCGCGATCATCATGGGCGGCGCGGCGCTGGCCAAGGGCGCGCTGGGCGCAGGTCTTGCCTTCGCCGACCGGTTCGGACTGGTGAAGGATGGCTGGAACGGTTTCAACGTCCTTCATTTCTCGGCCGCGCGCATGGGCGGGCTTATGCTCGGCTTCGCGCAGCAGGGCGGCATGGCCGATATCGCGCAGGCGAAGCCCAAGGTCGTCATCAGCCTGGGTGCGGACGAGATGGATTTCGAACCCTACGCCGATAGCCTCAAGGTCTATATCGGCCATCACGGCGACAAGGGCGCGCATGCGGCGGATATCATCCTGCCCGGCGCCAGCTATGCCGAAAAGGATGGCACCTACGTCAACACCGAAGGCCGCGTGCAATTCGCCGAAAAGGCGGTCTTCGCACCGGGTGATGCGCGCGAGGACTGGACGATCCTGCGTGCGCTTGCCGATGCACTGAAGGTCGAGGTCGGCTTCGACAGCTTTGCCGAATTGCAGGCCGCGATGGTCCGCGAAGTCCCTGCGCTGGGCGAGGAAGGCCTGGCTGCCTATGGCGACCTGCCCAAGGCGGATGCCGATGCACAGGCGGAAGGCACGATCAGCGGCTATCCGATCCAGGACTTCTACCTCACCAATCCGATCGCCCGCGCCAGCGCGGTGATGCAGCAGTGTTCGAGTGAATTGCTCGGCGGCGGCGAACTGGCGGAGGCCGCGGAATGA
- the nuoH gene encoding NADH-quinone oxidoreductase subunit NuoH: MTEFFQSLGMSYEWAWFTATFAGILLIALPLMLAVAMIIYVDRKVWAAINLRRGPNVVGPFGLLQSFADGLKVFLQETIIPSAANKGIFILAPIVTFTVALAAWAVVPFSATAVLADINIGLLYILAISSLSVYGVVMSGWASNSKYPFFSAMRAAAQMISYEVSIGFILICVVLFAGTFNLNDIVRAQEGFGLGVINAYVIHPLLFPMWVMFFISSLAETQRVPFDLTEAESELVAGYQTEYSSMSFALFWLGEYANILLMCILNALLFWGGWLPPFDWAPLYYVPGIVWLLLKTFFFFFMFSWVMATVPRYRYDQLMRLGWKVFLPISLGFVVVISGYLMATGHYG, translated from the coding sequence ATGACCGAATTCTTCCAATCGCTTGGCATGAGTTACGAATGGGCGTGGTTCACCGCGACCTTTGCGGGCATCCTGCTGATCGCGCTGCCGCTGATGCTGGCGGTGGCAATGATCATCTATGTCGACCGCAAGGTCTGGGCAGCGATCAATCTGCGCCGCGGCCCCAATGTGGTCGGCCCCTTCGGCCTGCTGCAGAGCTTCGCCGACGGGTTGAAGGTGTTCCTCCAGGAAACCATCATCCCCTCGGCCGCGAACAAGGGCATCTTCATCCTTGCGCCGATCGTCACCTTCACCGTGGCGCTCGCCGCATGGGCGGTGGTTCCCTTCAGCGCCACGGCGGTGCTGGCGGATATCAATATCGGCCTGCTTTACATCCTCGCGATCAGCTCGCTGTCGGTGTACGGCGTGGTGATGAGCGGGTGGGCGAGTAACTCGAAATACCCGTTCTTCTCGGCCATGCGCGCCGCCGCGCAGATGATCAGCTACGAAGTCTCGATCGGCTTCATCCTGATCTGCGTCGTGCTGTTCGCAGGCACGTTCAACCTCAACGACATCGTGCGCGCGCAGGAAGGCTTCGGCCTCGGCGTCATCAACGCCTATGTCATCCACCCGCTGCTGTTCCCGATGTGGGTGATGTTCTTCATCAGCTCGCTGGCGGAAACGCAGCGCGTACCGTTCGACCTGACCGAAGCGGAAAGCGAGCTCGTCGCCGGGTACCAGACCGAATACAGCTCGATGAGCTTCGCGCTGTTCTGGCTCGGCGAATATGCCAACATCCTGCTGATGTGCATTCTCAATGCGCTGCTGTTCTGGGGTGGCTGGCTGCCGCCGTTCGACTGGGCGCCGCTCTATTACGTGCCCGGGATCGTCTGGCTGCTGCTCAAGACGTTCTTCTTCTTCTTCATGTTCAGCTGGGTGATGGCGACCGTACCGCGCTATCGCTACGACCAGCTGATGCGCCTGGGCTGGAAGGTCTTCCTTCCCATCAGCCTCGGCTTTGTCGTCGTCATTTCGGGCTATCTGATGGCCACGGGACATTACGGATGA
- the nuoL gene encoding NADH-quinone oxidoreductase subunit L, which translates to MEILVIVFLPLIAAIVAGLTNKAAPSVFAKSITTGALFISAALSWPIFLGFVNGTAEPTVVPVLTWVQSGTLAFDWALRVDTLTAIMLVVINTVSALVHLYSWGYMDEDPDQPRFFAYLSLFTFAMLMLVTADNLVQMFFGWEGVGLASYLLIGFWFRKPSANAAAIKAFVVNRVGDLGFMLGIFGTYLVFDTVSISEILAAAPGMSGATIGFLGYSVQTMDVLCILLFIGAMGKSAQLGLHTWLPDAMEGPTPVSALIHAATMVTAGVFMVCRLSPMFETAPVALAMVTFVGAATCIFAATVGTVQWDIKRVIAYSTCSQLGYMFFAAGVGAYGGAMFHLFTHAFFKALLFLGAGSVIHAMHHEQDMRYYGQLRKHIPLTFWAMMMGTLAITGVGIYHLGAGFAGFWSKDAILEVAYGRGTELGNFAFWMGTFAALLTSFYSWRLMFLTFWGKPRWIESEHIQHSVHKTPAEAGEDTTGGYHPHESPLTMLIPLGVLSIGAVLAGQLFAPTFLDDAAFWGSSIFYNEPLIHAMHGVPYLVKYAAFIVMVIGLFVAWRAYIKDASIPGKTAEQLGPIYRFLYNKWYFDELYHYLFVVPAFWLGRQFWKLGDVGTIDRFGPNGIAWVVEKGAVGARRFQTGYLYSYALVMLLGLVAAITWVLF; encoded by the coding sequence GTGGAAATTCTCGTCATCGTCTTCCTGCCGCTGATCGCGGCGATTGTCGCCGGCCTGACCAACAAGGCCGCGCCGAGCGTGTTCGCCAAGTCGATCACCACCGGCGCGCTGTTCATCAGCGCGGCGCTCAGCTGGCCGATCTTCCTCGGCTTCGTCAATGGCACTGCCGAACCCACCGTGGTGCCGGTGCTGACCTGGGTCCAGTCGGGCACGCTCGCCTTCGACTGGGCACTGCGCGTCGATACGCTCACCGCGATCATGCTGGTCGTGATCAACACCGTCTCGGCGCTCGTCCACCTCTATAGCTGGGGCTATATGGACGAGGACCCGGACCAGCCGCGGTTCTTCGCCTATCTCTCGCTGTTCACCTTCGCCATGCTGATGCTGGTGACCGCCGACAATCTCGTCCAGATGTTCTTCGGATGGGAAGGGGTGGGACTGGCATCCTACCTGCTGATCGGCTTCTGGTTCCGCAAGCCGTCGGCCAATGCTGCCGCGATCAAGGCCTTCGTGGTCAACCGCGTGGGCGACCTCGGCTTCATGCTCGGCATTTTCGGCACCTATCTGGTGTTTGACACCGTCTCGATCAGCGAGATCCTCGCCGCAGCACCGGGCATGAGCGGGGCGACGATCGGATTCCTCGGTTACAGCGTGCAGACGATGGATGTGTTGTGCATCCTGCTGTTCATCGGCGCGATGGGGAAATCGGCGCAGCTCGGCCTGCACACCTGGCTGCCCGATGCGATGGAAGGCCCGACGCCGGTGTCAGCGCTGATCCATGCCGCGACCATGGTGACCGCGGGCGTGTTCATGGTCTGCCGCCTGAGCCCCATGTTCGAGACCGCACCGGTTGCGCTGGCCATGGTGACCTTCGTCGGCGCTGCCACCTGCATCTTTGCCGCCACCGTTGGCACGGTGCAGTGGGACATCAAGCGCGTGATTGCCTATTCGACCTGCTCGCAGCTCGGCTACATGTTCTTCGCCGCAGGCGTCGGTGCCTATGGCGGTGCGATGTTCCACCTGTTCACGCATGCCTTCTTCAAGGCGCTGCTGTTCCTGGGTGCGGGCTCGGTCATCCATGCGATGCACCACGAACAGGACATGCGCTATTACGGCCAGCTGCGGAAGCACATCCCGCTGACCTTCTGGGCGATGATGATGGGGACGCTGGCGATCACCGGCGTGGGCATCTACCACCTCGGCGCGGGCTTTGCCGGCTTCTGGTCGAAGGATGCGATCCTCGAAGTGGCCTATGGCCGCGGGACCGAGCTGGGCAATTTCGCCTTCTGGATGGGCACTTTCGCCGCGCTGCTGACCAGCTTCTACAGCTGGCGGCTGATGTTCCTCACCTTCTGGGGCAAGCCGCGCTGGATCGAGAGCGAGCATATCCAGCACAGCGTCCACAAGACCCCGGCGGAAGCGGGCGAGGACACCACCGGCGGTTATCACCCGCATGAAAGCCCGCTGACGATGCTGATCCCGCTCGGCGTACTGTCGATCGGGGCGGTGCTGGCAGGACAGCTGTTCGCGCCGACATTCCTCGACGATGCCGCATTCTGGGGCAGCTCGATCTTCTACAACGAGCCGCTGATCCACGCGATGCACGGCGTGCCCTATCTGGTGAAATACGCCGCTTTCATCGTGATGGTGATCGGTCTGTTCGTCGCCTGGCGGGCCTATATCAAGGACGCCAGCATTCCGGGCAAAACGGCCGAGCAACTCGGTCCGATCTACCGCTTCCTCTACAACAAGTGGTATTTCGACGAGCTCTATCACTACCTCTTCGTGGTGCCGGCCTTCTGGCTTGGCCGCCAGTTCTGGAAGCTTGGCGATGTCGGCACGATCGACCGCTTCGGCCCCAATGGTATCGCCTGGGTGGTCGAGAAGGGCGCGGTGGGTGCCCGCCGGTTCCAGACCGGATACCTCTATAGCTATGCGCTGGTGATGCTCCTCGGGCTCGTCGCCGCGATCACCTGGGTGCTGTTCTGA
- the nuoN gene encoding NADH-quinone oxidoreductase subunit NuoN, whose protein sequence is MSYATSLYLTGAEVGLSLTGLVMLLVAAWTGTRSARLLTIVTVAALIGAALFSMSLFDRATGEVAGRAFGDLYRADAFGSFAKILIYLASAAVLVVTPRFFAQTGSYRAEYPVLMIFNAVGMGMMVSATDLMTLYIGLEMSSLSSYVLASFLRQDGRSSEAGLKYFVLGALASGIILYGVSLVYGFTGSTNYDGIRAAFETDFSTGALFGVVFVLAGLAFKVSAVPFHMWTPDVYEGAPTPVTAFFATAPKVAAMGMLVRIAMDPFAGEVDSWRQIVIFAALASVVVGALGAIGQQNLKRLLAYSSINNVGFILIGLGAATPAGVASVLTYLAIYVAMTVGSFTALLMLRDPKGQNLETFADIAGLSTMRPALAWSLLVMMFSLAGIPPLFGFWGKFVVFQAAVQADLVALAAIGIAASVIGAFYYLKFIKVMFFDEPTRAVESKSPLSHWVVLGLCVAILSPLGYLLTIPLGEWTAQAAASFIAAA, encoded by the coding sequence ATGTCCTACGCCACCTCGCTTTATCTCACCGGCGCCGAAGTCGGCCTGTCGCTCACCGGGCTGGTCATGCTGCTGGTGGCCGCCTGGACCGGCACGCGGTCCGCGCGCCTGCTGACCATCGTCACGGTTGCCGCGCTCATCGGTGCGGCGCTCTTCAGCATGAGCCTGTTCGATCGCGCCACCGGTGAAGTCGCCGGCCGCGCCTTCGGCGATCTCTACCGCGCGGATGCCTTCGGCAGTTTCGCCAAGATCCTGATCTATCTTGCCTCGGCTGCCGTCCTGGTGGTCACCCCGCGCTTTTTCGCGCAGACGGGCAGTTACCGCGCCGAATACCCGGTGCTGATGATCTTCAACGCGGTCGGGATGGGCATGATGGTGTCCGCCACCGATCTGATGACGCTCTATATCGGTCTCGAGATGTCGAGCCTGTCGAGCTACGTGCTGGCCAGCTTCCTGCGTCAGGACGGCCGATCGAGCGAAGCGGGCCTCAAGTATTTCGTGCTCGGCGCGCTGGCTTCGGGGATCATCCTTTACGGCGTGAGCCTGGTCTACGGCTTTACCGGCTCGACCAATTACGACGGTATCCGCGCCGCGTTCGAAACCGATTTCTCGACCGGTGCGCTGTTCGGCGTGGTCTTCGTGCTCGCGGGCCTCGCCTTCAAGGTCAGCGCCGTGCCGTTCCACATGTGGACGCCCGACGTCTATGAAGGCGCGCCCACGCCGGTCACCGCCTTCTTCGCCACGGCCCCCAAGGTCGCGGCGATGGGCATGCTGGTGCGCATCGCGATGGACCCGTTTGCGGGCGAGGTCGACAGCTGGCGCCAGATCGTGATCTTCGCGGCGCTCGCCTCGGTCGTGGTCGGCGCACTTGGCGCGATCGGGCAGCAGAACCTCAAGCGTTTGCTCGCCTATTCCTCGATCAACAATGTCGGCTTCATCCTGATCGGCCTGGGCGCAGCCACCCCTGCGGGTGTGGCGAGCGTGCTGACCTATCTCGCGATCTATGTCGCGATGACCGTCGGCAGCTTTACCGCGCTGCTGATGCTGCGCGATCCCAAAGGCCAGAATCTCGAGACCTTCGCGGACATCGCCGGCCTGTCGACCATGCGTCCGGCATTGGCCTGGTCGCTGCTCGTGATGATGTTCAGTCTTGCCGGCATCCCGCCGCTGTTCGGCTTCTGGGGCAAGTTCGTGGTCTTCCAGGCAGCGGTGCAGGCCGATCTGGTCGCGCTGGCCGCAATCGGGATCGCTGCCAGCGTGATCGGGGCGTTCTACTACCTCAAGTTCATCAAGGTGATGTTCTTCGATGAGCCCACGCGCGCGGTCGAGAGCAAAAGCCCGCTGAGCCATTGGGTGGTGCTGGGACTGTGCGTGGCGATCCTCTCGCCGCTCGGCTATCTGCTGACCATTCCGCTGGGTGAATGGACCGCCCAGGCCGCCGCCTCGTTCATCGCGGCTGCGTGA
- the nuoI gene encoding NADH-quinone oxidoreductase subunit NuoI — translation MSIAQTIKAFTLWEFVKAHALTLKYFFKPKVTINYPFEKNPISPRFRGEHALRRYPNGEERCIACKLCEAVCPAQAITIESEPREDGSRRTTRYDIDMTKCIYCGFCQEACPVDAVVEGPNFEYATETREELLYDKAKLLANGDKWERAIAANLEADAPYR, via the coding sequence ATGAGTATCGCGCAAACCATCAAGGCGTTCACCCTGTGGGAGTTCGTGAAGGCGCATGCCCTCACGCTGAAGTACTTCTTCAAGCCCAAGGTGACGATCAACTATCCGTTCGAGAAGAACCCGATCTCGCCCCGTTTCCGCGGCGAGCATGCGCTGCGCCGTTATCCCAATGGCGAAGAGCGCTGCATCGCCTGCAAGCTGTGCGAGGCCGTGTGCCCCGCGCAGGCGATCACGATCGAGAGCGAACCGCGCGAGGACGGCAGCCGCCGCACCACACGCTACGACATCGACATGACCAAGTGCATCTATTGCGGCTTCTGCCAGGAAGCCTGCCCGGTGGATGCCGTGGTCGAGGGGCCGAACTTCGAATATGCGACCGAAACGCGCGAGGAACTGCTCTACGACAAGGCCAAACTGCTCGCCAACGGGGACAAGTGGGAGCGCGCCATCGCCGCGAACCTTGAAGCCGATGCACCGTACCGATAG